Proteins from a genomic interval of Erwinia sp. SLM-02:
- the chaB gene encoding putative cation transport regulator ChaB — translation MPYESRQALPDAVQHVLPAHAQEIYKEAFNSAWEQYKDGDDRRGDDSREEVAHKVAWAAVKHQYHKGDDEKWHRKR, via the coding sequence ATGCCTTACGAATCCCGCCAGGCGCTGCCTGACGCCGTTCAGCACGTTCTGCCCGCACATGCGCAGGAGATCTATAAGGAAGCGTTCAACAGCGCGTGGGAGCAGTACAAAGACGGCGACGATCGCCGGGGTGATGACTCACGCGAGGAGGTCGCCCACAAGGTGGCCTGGGCGGCCGTTAAGCACCAGTACCACAAGGGCGACGACGAGAAATGGCACCGCAAGCGTTGA
- a CDS encoding substrate-binding domain-containing protein: MTKNKRITINDIARLAGVSKSTASLVLNGRGKELRVAETTRSRVMDIARQHHYQPSIHARALNSSRSNTLGLVVPEMTNHGFARFSHELEMLCRDAGLQLLIACTAENASQETLAVSSLIQRQIDGLIVASSMLNDAEYQKINQQLPVVLFDRHLGESTLPLVITDATEPTATLLEAVAREGYDEIYFFGGQPRISPTRDRLAGYQQGLARAGLAVRPEWIMHGHYHSSSGYEMFAELYARLGRVPQALFCAACGLQEGVLRYLSQHGLLDTPMHLCSFDDHYLYDALSVRIDTVEQDERLLAWNCFEMIVQLIDEQTPEITQRWLPARLKWRRAKNPQI; encoded by the coding sequence GTGACTAAAAACAAACGTATCACCATTAACGATATTGCCCGACTGGCCGGTGTGTCTAAATCCACCGCCAGTCTGGTGCTTAATGGCCGCGGTAAAGAGCTGCGCGTGGCCGAAACCACCCGCAGCCGGGTGATGGACATCGCCCGCCAGCACCACTATCAGCCCAGCATTCACGCCCGCGCGTTAAACTCCAGCCGCAGCAACACCCTGGGGCTGGTGGTGCCGGAAATGACCAACCACGGATTTGCCCGTTTCTCTCATGAGCTGGAAATGCTGTGCCGCGATGCCGGACTGCAGCTGCTGATTGCCTGCACCGCTGAAAATGCCAGCCAGGAAACGCTGGCGGTGAGCAGTCTGATCCAGCGCCAGATCGATGGCCTGATTGTGGCATCAAGCATGCTCAACGACGCCGAATATCAAAAAATTAACCAGCAGCTGCCGGTGGTGCTGTTTGACCGTCATCTGGGCGAGTCGACCCTGCCGCTGGTGATCACCGACGCCACGGAACCGACCGCCACGCTGCTGGAAGCGGTGGCCCGTGAAGGCTATGACGAAATTTACTTCTTCGGCGGACAGCCGCGCATCTCCCCTACACGCGACCGTCTGGCGGGCTATCAGCAGGGTCTGGCGCGCGCAGGGCTGGCGGTGCGCCCGGAGTGGATTATGCACGGTCACTACCACTCCAGCTCGGGGTATGAGATGTTTGCCGAGCTGTATGCCCGTCTGGGGCGCGTACCGCAGGCGCTGTTCTGCGCGGCCTGTGGGCTGCAGGAAGGGGTGTTACGCTACCTCAGCCAGCACGGGCTGCTGGATACCCCAATGCATCTGTGCAGCTTTGATGACCACTACCTGTATGATGCGCTGTCGGTGCGGATTGATACCGTGGAGCAGGACGAACGCCTGCTGGCGTGGAACTGCTTTGAGATGATCGTGCAGCTGATTGACGAGCAGACACCGGAAATCACCCAGCGCTGGCTCCCTGCCCGGCTGAAGTGGCGACGGGCGAAAAACCCGCAAATCTGA
- a CDS encoding sucrose-6-phosphate hydrolase gives MSDAHLVKQALRAVLSGQQRAAADRHRPAWHLAPPVGLMNDPNGFIQFNGRYTLCYQWNPLACAHGAKFWGQWSSADLVQWRHEPLALAPSESYESHGCYSGSAVDNHGELTLVYTGNVKFENGRTAWQCLAVQDEHGEFRKLGPVLPLPEGYTGHVRDPKVWQHNGSWYMVLAAQDLQLQGKVLLLVSPDLNSWTLLGEMAGSGLNGLGDFGYMWECPDLFRLSDRDILLTCPQGLEADGWRYRNTFQSGYFCGTLDYDTAQFRHGEFHELDLGFEFYAPQSCLSDDGRRLLIGWMGLPDGDEFYQPTLSHGWIHTMTCPRELTLAGDRVIQRPARELQLLRRQETQMKGIAGNLPALDVDSAELMLSVEGSFRASFGEVLSLNVDHHGLTLGRKNLRSGKPEERRWSGEVRTLQILCDCSSVEIFINDGEAVMSSRYFPDAQPHLRFSGSAQISLSHWRLRQCVIE, from the coding sequence ATGAGTGACGCCCATCTGGTTAAACAGGCGCTGCGCGCGGTGCTCAGCGGCCAGCAGCGTGCGGCCGCCGATCGCCATCGCCCGGCCTGGCATCTCGCTCCGCCCGTCGGACTGATGAACGATCCGAACGGATTTATTCAGTTTAACGGCCGCTATACGCTGTGCTATCAGTGGAACCCGCTGGCCTGCGCGCACGGAGCCAAGTTCTGGGGGCAGTGGAGCTCGGCGGATCTGGTGCAATGGCGGCACGAGCCGCTGGCGCTGGCGCCCTCGGAGAGTTATGAAAGCCACGGCTGCTACTCCGGCAGCGCGGTGGATAATCACGGCGAACTGACGCTGGTCTATACCGGTAACGTCAAATTCGAGAACGGACGTACCGCATGGCAGTGCCTGGCGGTACAGGACGAACACGGCGAATTTCGCAAGCTCGGCCCGGTGCTGCCGCTGCCGGAAGGGTATACCGGCCACGTCCGCGATCCCAAAGTCTGGCAGCATAACGGCAGCTGGTATATGGTGCTGGCCGCGCAGGATCTGCAGCTACAGGGAAAAGTGTTGCTGCTGGTTTCCCCCGACCTGAACAGCTGGACGCTGCTGGGCGAGATGGCCGGTAGCGGACTGAACGGGCTGGGCGATTTCGGCTATATGTGGGAATGCCCGGACCTGTTCCGCCTGAGCGATCGTGACATCCTGCTGACCTGCCCTCAGGGGCTGGAGGCCGACGGCTGGCGCTACCGTAACACCTTCCAGAGCGGTTATTTCTGCGGCACGCTGGATTACGACACGGCGCAGTTCCGCCACGGCGAGTTTCATGAGCTCGACCTCGGCTTTGAATTCTATGCGCCGCAAAGCTGCCTCAGCGACGATGGTCGCCGCCTGCTGATCGGCTGGATGGGGCTGCCCGACGGCGATGAATTTTATCAGCCCACGCTGAGCCATGGCTGGATCCATACCATGACCTGCCCTCGCGAGCTGACGCTGGCGGGCGACAGGGTGATTCAGCGGCCGGCGCGTGAACTGCAGCTGCTGCGCAGGCAGGAGACGCAGATGAAGGGCATTGCGGGTAACCTGCCTGCGCTGGATGTGGACTCTGCAGAGCTGATGCTGTCGGTCGAGGGTAGCTTCCGCGCCAGCTTCGGTGAGGTACTGAGCCTTAACGTCGATCATCATGGCCTGACGCTGGGGCGCAAAAATCTGCGCAGCGGTAAACCGGAAGAGCGCCGCTGGTCCGGTGAGGTACGCACGCTGCAGATCCTCTGCGATTGCTCCAGCGTGGAAATTTTCATTAACGACGGCGAAGCGGTGATGTCGTCACGTTACTTCCCGGACGCTCAGCCCCACCTGCGCTTCAGCGGCAGCGCGCAGATTAGCCTCAGTCACTGGAGGTTGCGGCAATGCGTGATAGAATGA
- a CDS encoding sucrose-specific PTS transporter subunit IIBC, whose protein sequence is MDFDKIARELLPLLGGRENIASAAHCATRLRLVMVDDDKVQKEAIEAVEGVKGCFRNAGQMQIIFGSGIVNKVHAAFIKVAGINESSKSEAADIAAKKLNPLQRIARILSNIFVPIIPAIVASGLLMGLLGMIKTYGWVDASSALFIMLDMCSSAAFIILPILIGFTAAREFGGNPYLGATLGGILTHPALTNAWGVASGFHTMNFFGLEIAMIGYQGTVFPVLLAVWFMSHCEKTLRKFIPNALDIILTPFLTVVISGFVALLIIGPAGRGLGEGISLVLSTLIAHAGWLAGLIFGGLYSVIVITGVHHSFHAIEAGLLGNPSIGVNFLLPIWSMANVAQGGACLAVWFKTRDVRTRSIVLPSAFSAMLGITEAAIFGINLRFIKPFIAGLIGGAVGGAWVVAMHVNMVAVGLTALPGLAIVQSSSMLNYLIGMVIAFVTAFVLSLLLKIKVEVKA, encoded by the coding sequence ATGGATTTTGACAAAATAGCCCGTGAACTCCTGCCGCTGCTGGGCGGCCGGGAAAACATCGCCAGTGCCGCGCACTGTGCCACCCGGCTGCGGCTGGTGATGGTCGATGATGATAAGGTGCAAAAAGAGGCCATTGAAGCTGTCGAGGGCGTGAAAGGCTGCTTCCGCAACGCGGGCCAGATGCAGATTATCTTCGGCAGCGGCATCGTCAATAAAGTCCACGCCGCGTTTATTAAGGTGGCGGGCATCAACGAGTCGAGCAAGAGTGAAGCGGCGGATATCGCAGCGAAAAAGCTGAATCCGCTGCAGCGCATTGCGCGTATTTTGTCGAATATCTTCGTGCCGATCATCCCGGCGATTGTCGCCTCAGGCCTGCTGATGGGCCTGCTGGGCATGATCAAGACGTATGGCTGGGTCGATGCCAGCAGCGCGCTGTTTATCATGCTGGATATGTGCAGCTCGGCGGCCTTCATCATCCTGCCAATCCTGATTGGCTTTACCGCCGCGCGCGAGTTCGGCGGTAACCCCTATCTGGGCGCAACGCTGGGCGGCATTCTGACCCACCCGGCCTTAACCAACGCGTGGGGCGTCGCCAGCGGTTTCCATACCATGAATTTCTTCGGTCTGGAAATCGCGATGATCGGCTATCAGGGCACGGTATTCCCGGTGCTGCTGGCGGTCTGGTTTATGAGCCACTGTGAAAAAACCCTGCGCAAATTTATCCCCAACGCGCTGGATATTATCCTGACGCCGTTCCTGACCGTGGTGATCTCCGGCTTCGTGGCCCTGCTGATTATCGGCCCCGCCGGTCGCGGGCTGGGTGAAGGCATTTCCCTGGTGCTCAGCACGCTGATCGCCCACGCAGGCTGGCTGGCCGGGCTGATCTTCGGTGGCCTGTATTCGGTGATTGTGATCACCGGCGTGCATCACAGCTTCCACGCGATTGAGGCGGGGCTGCTGGGGAATCCGTCAATCGGCGTTAACTTCCTGCTGCCGATCTGGTCGATGGCCAACGTGGCTCAGGGCGGTGCCTGCCTGGCGGTATGGTTTAAAACCCGCGATGTGCGCACCCGCAGTATCGTTCTGCCCTCGGCGTTTTCCGCGATGCTGGGCATCACCGAAGCCGCCATCTTTGGTATCAACCTGCGCTTTATCAAGCCGTTTATTGCCGGACTGATCGGCGGTGCCGTCGGTGGCGCATGGGTGGTGGCGATGCACGTGAATATGGTGGCCGTGGGTCTTACCGCGCTGCCGGGCCTGGCCATCGTGCAGAGCAGTTCAATGCTGAACTACCTGATCGGCATGGTGATTGCTTTTGTCACCGCCTTTGTGCTGTCGTTACTGCTGAAAATCAAAGTTGAGGTGAAAGCATGA
- a CDS encoding carbohydrate porin — MIKPSILTLAIGLALATPTLTFAAPTLSSLEARLAAMEARLQQAENRAADAETRATRAEKDVARLQAQTTRQAEAATFAARPATSGSPAASHSASGSALPGSVSGSSSAVAGSASPTDAPAAQTASTAVETKSSFADGFEFHGYARSGLIMNDSAAGTQSGPYLTPAGETGGAVGRLGNENNTYVELNFEHKQQLANGATTRFKAMLADGQKDYNDWTGSTSELNIRQAFVELGNLPDFSGPFSHSTLWAGKRFDRDNFDIHWLDSDVVFLAGTGGGIYDVQWNEGLKSSFSLYGRNFGDIEAIDNTIQNYIVTTNNFAGPFQLMLSGLRAKDNDERVNTARQNDNAGDTGLHAMLALHSDSFWGLREGQAKTAVLYGRGLGAEVKGIGSDGNLTQQAQTWRLASYGVTPLSDRWSFAPAVLAQTSSDRYAEGDHYRWATLNARLIQEINPSFALAYEGSYQYMDLDPQGYKDRQAVSGSFWKLTFAPTFKVADIGDFFTRPEIRLFATWMDWNSSLDRYASDDSFGSTGFSAGGEWNFGVQMETWF; from the coding sequence ATGATCAAACCTTCAATTCTGACCCTTGCCATCGGTCTGGCGCTTGCAACACCCACCCTCACTTTTGCCGCTCCGACTCTCAGCAGCCTTGAAGCGCGGTTAGCCGCCATGGAGGCGCGCCTGCAGCAGGCTGAAAACCGGGCCGCCGATGCGGAAACACGCGCCACCCGCGCAGAAAAAGACGTCGCCCGGCTGCAGGCGCAGACCACCCGCCAGGCCGAAGCGGCTACGTTTGCGGCCCGCCCGGCAACGTCAGGCTCTCCGGCAGCTTCGCATTCCGCATCGGGTAGCGCGCTGCCGGGTTCAGTATCCGGCTCATCTTCTGCCGTCGCGGGTTCCGCCAGCCCGACTGACGCCCCGGCAGCGCAAACGGCCAGCACTGCCGTGGAGACTAAATCTTCATTCGCCGACGGGTTTGAATTCCACGGCTACGCCCGTTCCGGCCTGATCATGAACGACTCCGCCGCAGGAACGCAGAGCGGCCCGTATCTGACGCCGGCCGGGGAAACCGGCGGCGCGGTAGGTCGACTGGGCAATGAAAACAACACCTACGTCGAACTGAATTTCGAACACAAGCAGCAGCTGGCTAACGGGGCCACCACCCGCTTCAAGGCGATGCTGGCGGACGGCCAGAAGGACTACAACGACTGGACCGGCAGCACCAGCGAACTGAATATTCGCCAGGCGTTCGTCGAACTGGGCAATCTGCCCGACTTCAGCGGCCCGTTCAGCCACAGTACCCTGTGGGCCGGGAAGCGCTTCGACCGCGATAACTTCGATATTCACTGGCTGGATTCAGACGTGGTGTTCCTCGCCGGGACCGGCGGCGGTATCTACGACGTGCAGTGGAACGAGGGGCTGAAGAGCAGCTTCTCCCTCTACGGGCGTAACTTTGGTGATATTGAAGCGATTGATAACACCATTCAAAACTACATTGTCACTACCAACAACTTCGCCGGCCCGTTCCAGCTGATGCTGAGCGGACTGCGGGCGAAAGATAACGATGAGCGGGTGAATACCGCCCGCCAGAACGACAACGCGGGTGACACCGGCCTGCACGCCATGCTGGCACTGCACAGCGACAGTTTCTGGGGGCTGCGTGAAGGCCAGGCGAAAACAGCCGTCCTTTATGGCCGAGGGCTGGGTGCAGAAGTGAAAGGTATCGGCTCCGACGGTAACCTGACCCAGCAGGCACAAACCTGGCGCCTGGCCAGCTACGGCGTCACCCCGCTCAGCGATCGCTGGAGCTTTGCCCCGGCGGTACTGGCGCAGACCAGCAGCGACCGCTATGCAGAGGGCGACCACTACCGCTGGGCGACGTTAAATGCGCGCCTGATCCAGGAAATCAACCCGAGTTTTGCGCTGGCTTATGAAGGCAGCTATCAATACATGGATCTCGATCCGCAGGGATATAAAGATCGGCAGGCCGTTTCCGGCAGCTTCTGGAAACTGACCTTCGCGCCGACGTTTAAGGTTGCCGATATCGGCGACTTCTTCACGCGCCCGGAAATTCGCCTGTTCGCCACCTGGATGGACTGGAACAGTTCACTGGACCGCTATGCCAGCGATGATTCGTTCGGCAGCACCGGCTTCAGCGCCGGCGGCGAATGGAACTTTGGCGTACAGATGGAAACCTGGTTCTGA
- a CDS encoding aminoimidazole riboside kinase, with translation MTQRIWVLGDAVIDLLPEQDDRLLKCPGGAPANVAVGVARLGGNSAFIGCVGDDPFGEFLQHTLRDEGVDISNMHREKGHRTSTVLVSLDQHGERQFTFMVRPAADLFLSGEKLPRFAAGEGLHLCSIALSAEPSRSAALEAMHAVKQAGGWVSFDPNLREDLWPDHQLLASLLDTAFSQADIIKLSEDELATLSEAADLTARIHDFGTRYRPALLLVTCGADGVWLWQESTLRHFPAPTVNVVDTTGAGDAFVAGLLAALAQEENPLAPRHLESAIQQAQRSGAAATTAKGAMTALPYAADLARIS, from the coding sequence ATGACGCAACGAATCTGGGTATTGGGTGATGCAGTAATCGATTTGCTACCGGAACAGGACGATCGCCTGTTGAAATGCCCCGGCGGTGCACCGGCCAACGTGGCGGTCGGCGTTGCGCGGCTCGGGGGCAACAGCGCCTTTATCGGCTGCGTGGGCGATGACCCGTTTGGCGAATTCCTGCAGCACACACTGCGCGATGAAGGCGTTGATATCAGCAACATGCATCGTGAAAAAGGGCATCGCACCTCGACCGTGCTGGTCAGCCTGGACCAGCACGGCGAGCGACAGTTTACCTTTATGGTCCGCCCCGCCGCCGACCTGTTTCTCAGCGGCGAGAAGCTGCCGCGCTTCGCCGCCGGTGAAGGGCTGCACCTGTGTTCGATTGCTCTGAGCGCTGAACCCAGCCGCAGCGCGGCACTGGAGGCGATGCACGCCGTTAAACAGGCCGGGGGCTGGGTGAGCTTCGACCCCAATCTGCGCGAGGACCTGTGGCCGGACCATCAGCTGCTGGCGTCCCTGCTGGATACCGCCTTCAGCCAGGCCGATATCATCAAGCTGTCGGAAGATGAGCTGGCGACCCTCAGCGAAGCCGCCGATCTCACGGCCCGCATTCATGATTTTGGCACGCGCTACCGGCCCGCGCTGCTGCTGGTCACCTGCGGTGCCGACGGCGTCTGGCTGTGGCAGGAAAGCACGCTGCGGCACTTCCCCGCCCCAACCGTCAACGTCGTGGATACCACCGGCGCGGGTGATGCCTTCGTGGCCGGGCTGCTGGCCGCCCTGGCGCAGGAAGAGAACCCGCTGGCCCCGCGTCATCTGGAGTCCGCCATTCAGCAGGCCCAGCGCAGCGGCGCGGCGGCCACCACCGCCAAAGGCGCGATGACGGCCCTGCCTTACGCCGCCGACCTGGCCAGAATCTCCTGA
- a CDS encoding gamma-glutamylcyclotransferase, with translation MLTRDFLLKADCKTAFGDIEESLLWSAEQRAASLAATLACRPDHSPVWIFGYGSLMWNPVFEADEVAAGTLNGWHRAFCLRLTAGRGTASQPGRMLALKEGGDTTGLAFCLPEARLNEELELLWKREMITGCYLPTWCELALDDGRKVTALVFIMDPRHPLYETDSCPQTIAPLIAKATGPLGTNAQYLFSLEKELNQRGINDDCLTDLARQVRELQQCHSGLAG, from the coding sequence TTGTTAACACGAGATTTCTTATTAAAAGCTGACTGTAAAACCGCTTTTGGTGATATCGAGGAATCACTGTTATGGAGTGCGGAGCAGCGGGCTGCTTCGCTGGCGGCTACCCTCGCATGCCGCCCTGACCACAGCCCGGTATGGATTTTCGGCTACGGTTCGCTGATGTGGAACCCGGTTTTTGAAGCCGATGAGGTCGCCGCCGGTACGCTCAATGGCTGGCATCGCGCGTTTTGCCTGCGGCTGACCGCCGGGCGCGGAACGGCCAGCCAGCCTGGACGCATGCTGGCCCTTAAAGAGGGCGGAGACACCACCGGACTGGCCTTCTGCCTGCCGGAAGCCAGACTGAATGAAGAGCTGGAGCTGCTGTGGAAGCGCGAAATGATCACCGGCTGCTATCTGCCAACCTGGTGCGAGCTGGCGCTGGACGATGGCCGCAAGGTCACGGCGCTGGTGTTTATTATGGATCCGCGCCATCCGCTGTATGAAACGGACTCCTGCCCGCAGACCATCGCGCCGCTGATCGCCAAAGCAACAGGCCCGCTGGGCACCAATGCGCAGTACCTCTTCTCGCTGGAAAAAGAGCTGAACCAGCGCGGCATTAACGACGACTGCCTGACCGACCTCGCACGCCAGGTGCGCGAGCTGCAGCAGTGCCACAGCGGCCTGGCGGGGTAG
- a CDS encoding serine/threonine protein kinase: protein MSANEQQQNATKALPPGYRFNEFEIQEAIGGGGFGIVYRAWDHLLERTIAIKEFMPNSLATRGEDLSVTLRADRHQRLFNAGMNSFVQEARLLARFNHPGLLHVLRFWEGNGTAYMGTQFYSGMTLKAWQTDQPQSINEAWIRQLLPPLFGAINTIHHAGYLHRDISLDNIQIQENQLPVLLDFGSARKEIGNLSDETEIMLKPGFAPLEQYCEESDAEQGPWTDIYALGAVLHTLIVGNPPPVSVVRSIEDSYRPLAELRPEGYSLPLLNAIDRALTMDATQRPQSIDELAALVNLPVSEVEELVSTISELPPLPQAEPESRPETEAEAPVVAVNPAASAADPLIAAKAPQKLSKPLLLLSAVAVLAVAAVVWMLNRDPQTEPSTAAAADTLPADAAAPATAAASAPALATVYLKLGSGDTLLLNNNAMAVTPNNSGYAVLNLAAGDYQLQVHSSRGDYRQQLKIDRAGTWLINPTH from the coding sequence ATGTCGGCAAACGAGCAGCAACAAAACGCGACCAAAGCGCTTCCGCCGGGTTACCGTTTTAATGAATTTGAGATTCAGGAAGCGATCGGCGGCGGCGGCTTTGGCATTGTTTATCGTGCCTGGGACCATCTGCTGGAGCGCACCATCGCCATTAAGGAGTTCATGCCAAACTCGCTGGCGACCCGAGGCGAAGATCTGTCCGTCACGCTCCGCGCCGATCGCCATCAGCGGCTGTTTAACGCCGGTATGAACAGCTTTGTTCAGGAAGCACGGCTGCTGGCGCGTTTTAACCACCCCGGCCTGCTGCACGTTCTGCGATTCTGGGAAGGCAACGGCACGGCCTATATGGGCACCCAGTTCTACAGCGGCATGACCCTGAAAGCGTGGCAGACGGACCAGCCGCAGAGCATCAACGAAGCCTGGATCCGCCAGCTGCTGCCGCCGCTGTTCGGCGCTATCAACACCATTCATCACGCGGGCTATCTGCACCGGGATATCTCGCTGGACAATATTCAAATCCAGGAAAATCAGCTGCCTGTCCTGCTGGATTTCGGATCCGCGCGCAAAGAGATTGGCAACCTTTCTGACGAAACCGAGATCATGCTCAAGCCCGGATTCGCCCCGCTTGAACAGTACTGCGAGGAGAGTGACGCCGAGCAGGGTCCGTGGACGGATATTTATGCGCTGGGTGCGGTGCTGCACACGTTGATTGTCGGCAATCCTCCGCCGGTTAGCGTGGTGCGCAGCATCGAAGACAGCTACCGGCCGCTCGCTGAACTCCGCCCCGAGGGGTATTCGCTGCCGCTGCTGAACGCGATCGATCGCGCGTTAACGATGGATGCCACACAGCGCCCGCAGTCGATTGATGAACTGGCCGCGCTGGTCAATCTGCCGGTCAGCGAGGTGGAAGAATTAGTCAGCACGATAAGTGAGCTGCCGCCCTTGCCGCAGGCGGAGCCGGAAAGCCGGCCGGAGACGGAGGCAGAAGCCCCGGTGGTGGCGGTCAATCCGGCAGCCAGCGCCGCCGATCCGCTGATTGCCGCCAAAGCGCCGCAGAAGCTATCGAAGCCCCTGCTGTTGCTGAGTGCGGTGGCCGTGCTGGCCGTGGCGGCCGTGGTGTGGATGCTGAACCGCGATCCTCAGACGGAGCCTTCGACGGCGGCGGCGGCGGATACCCTGCCGGCCGATGCGGCAGCCCCCGCCACTGCAGCAGCCAGCGCGCCTGCGCTGGCCACGGTGTACCTGAAGTTGGGCAGTGGTGATACGCTGCTGCTGAACAACAATGCCATGGCGGTAACGCCGAACAACAGCGGCTACGCGGTGCTGAACCTGGCCGCGGGCGACTATCAGCTTCAGGTACACAGTTCGCGCGGCGACTACCGGCAGCAGCTAAAAATAGACCGCGCCGGTACCTGGCTGATTAACCCGACGCACTGA
- a CDS encoding PP2C family protein-serine/threonine phosphatase has translation MNITFFSTSQIGARVSNQDATGAQLNAQFGTFVVCDGVAGSPGGGRAAEIARDTLLSQAASHDALSPLQTEQMVAACEQAIRAAQLAEPALNKMSTTFAALFIDRPGQRAWWCHAGDTRVYHFRRGVVHGMTRDHSLVQKLRDAGYENTGVNSHLLYSALGTDGTRPHDYSAVLPLEDGDVFLLCSDGFWNNLTPVEMEQALRMVNSPQEWLALMQKAIDRSEKKDNLSAVAVWCGSPQDTTLLFSLTDSARFLPPRD, from the coding sequence ATGAATATCACCTTTTTCAGCACCTCGCAGATCGGTGCTCGCGTCAGTAATCAGGATGCGACGGGAGCACAGTTAAACGCGCAGTTCGGCACCTTCGTGGTCTGTGACGGCGTGGCGGGCAGCCCCGGCGGCGGCCGTGCCGCTGAGATTGCCCGCGATACGCTGCTGTCGCAGGCGGCCAGCCACGATGCGCTCTCACCTTTGCAGACCGAACAGATGGTTGCCGCCTGCGAGCAGGCGATCCGCGCGGCGCAGCTGGCCGAACCCGCATTAAACAAAATGAGTACCACGTTTGCCGCGCTGTTTATCGATCGCCCCGGCCAGCGCGCCTGGTGGTGCCATGCCGGAGACACGCGCGTCTATCACTTCCGGCGCGGCGTGGTACACGGCATGACCCGCGACCACAGCCTGGTGCAGAAGCTGCGCGATGCCGGCTACGAAAACACCGGCGTTAACAGCCACCTGCTTTACAGTGCGCTGGGGACCGACGGCACCAGGCCGCATGATTACAGCGCCGTGCTGCCGCTGGAAGACGGGGATGTTTTCCTGCTGTGCAGCGATGGTTTCTGGAATAATCTGACCCCCGTTGAGATGGAACAGGCGCTCAGAATGGTAAACTCGCCGCAGGAATGGCTGGCTCTGATGCAGAAAGCTATCGACCGTAGCGAAAAAAAGGATAATCTTAGCGCCGTAGCCGTCTGGTGCGGCTCACCGCAGGACACAACGCTGCTTTTTTCTCTGACGGATTCAGCCCGGTTTTTACCACCGCGCGATTAA
- the tagH gene encoding type VI secretion system-associated FHA domain protein TagH encodes MRLTLLNYREQDDAVSCDFTPPGGTIGRSADNNLVLPDPERTISRLQALVHVAPGGECRLTSQGSVIAVIHNERSLARGEQVTLQHGDTLAIGEYTIRVSDPALSEDGPALDDPLLLFQSDNDSADDPLGILHPATALPDFPQEKTSAEELEQRAARDAAARLAIGPLAPGQGDGDTAAAGGSHEQRLLSALLEGMGLDPTAGQPAALSEEQMRLTGRMLSLFSQGTVALLSSRSILKRGVKAEMTLILNEANNPFKILPSGKTVLMQIYQSQMPGFMPPEQAVRDALVDLQAHQLGMTSGIRAIIAAMLQSFNPQRLEEHARDDGALPRLALSASRKAALWDYFVRHYQNTSGDIEDDFHSLFGEAFLQAYEVEVNQYKDSQTPEEDR; translated from the coding sequence ATGCGACTCACGCTTTTAAACTATCGGGAGCAGGACGACGCCGTAAGCTGCGATTTTACACCGCCGGGCGGCACCATTGGCCGCAGCGCGGATAATAATCTGGTCCTTCCCGATCCCGAACGCACCATCTCCCGCCTGCAGGCGCTGGTTCACGTTGCGCCCGGCGGCGAGTGTCGCCTGACCAGCCAGGGCAGCGTTATCGCGGTTATCCATAACGAGCGCTCGCTGGCCCGCGGAGAACAGGTAACGTTGCAACACGGCGATACGCTGGCGATTGGCGAATACACTATCCGCGTCAGCGATCCCGCCCTGAGCGAAGACGGCCCGGCGCTGGACGATCCGCTGCTGCTGTTCCAGAGTGATAACGATTCGGCAGACGACCCGCTGGGTATTCTTCACCCGGCGACGGCCCTGCCCGACTTCCCGCAGGAAAAAACCAGCGCCGAAGAGCTTGAACAGCGGGCCGCACGCGATGCCGCCGCCCGGCTGGCCATCGGACCGCTGGCCCCGGGCCAGGGTGACGGCGACACGGCGGCGGCAGGAGGCAGCCACGAGCAGCGCCTGCTGAGTGCGCTGCTGGAAGGGATGGGGCTGGACCCCACAGCCGGGCAACCCGCTGCGCTCAGCGAGGAGCAGATGCGCCTGACCGGCCGCATGCTGAGCCTGTTCTCGCAGGGCACGGTGGCGCTGCTCTCCTCCCGCTCGATCCTCAAGCGCGGCGTAAAAGCCGAAATGACACTGATCCTCAATGAGGCCAACAACCCGTTTAAAATTTTACCCAGCGGTAAAACGGTGCTGATGCAGATTTATCAGAGCCAGATGCCGGGTTTTATGCCGCCGGAACAGGCGGTACGCGACGCGCTGGTTGATTTGCAGGCCCATCAGCTAGGGATGACCTCCGGGATCCGCGCCATTATTGCCGCAATGCTGCAATCGTTTAACCCGCAGCGGCTGGAAGAACACGCCCGCGACGACGGCGCACTCCCCCGCCTGGCGCTCAGTGCTTCGCGCAAGGCCGCGCTGTGGGATTACTTTGTACGCCATTATCAGAACACCTCAGGGGACATTGAGGACGATTTCCACTCGCTGTTTGGCGAGGCGTTTCTGCAGGCGTACGAGGTGGAAGTTAACCAGTACAAAGATTCGCAAACCCCTGAGGAGGATCGATGA